The proteins below are encoded in one region of Streptomyces ficellus:
- a CDS encoding ABC transporter substrate-binding protein, whose product MTARSIRGMAAATLAGALAITAAACSAPGSDGKGAAAGDSAVVGIAYEPESLSPLLGYGKDGNSKIFDGLLAFDGDMELRPALAVALPKVSPDGLTYTYQLREGVKFSDGKPFSAKDVVFTYRTILDKQTNNASKSELDALKDVKATGDHTVVFTLKYPYAAFAERTVLGIAPEHVAARQDVNSGPFTTKPVGTGPYVLTGWSKGEKLSFTANPDYWGGAPKVKKFTMAIIKDDDVRATRLRSGDLDGAILPPNLAKGFKGESGKKTYEATTYDYRLVTLPTHNKVTGDTAIRRALDVAVDRRTMVDKILEGAGKPAYGPVPTGSEWFTKGTERPHDLAAAKKVLDAAGWKPGPDGIRVKDGVRATFPLWYLSGDKLRQDHALAYASDAKKAGIDVRTQAGTWEVIEPRMKQDAVLAGGGSPGDPDFDQYLLLKSSLGGDGFNNMGWYDNPAVDKALETGRRTNDKAARKAAYDTVQRELSKNPGYTFLTHIDHVYVVNDAWTGLSTQVEPHDHGLASGPWWNVENWVPKK is encoded by the coding sequence ATGACCGCCCGATCCATACGCGGCATGGCCGCCGCCACGCTGGCCGGAGCCCTGGCCATCACCGCGGCGGCCTGCTCGGCCCCCGGCTCCGACGGCAAGGGCGCCGCGGCCGGGGACAGCGCGGTCGTCGGCATCGCGTACGAGCCCGAGTCGCTCAGCCCGCTCCTCGGCTACGGCAAGGACGGCAACTCCAAGATCTTCGACGGACTGCTCGCCTTCGACGGCGACATGGAGCTGAGGCCCGCCCTCGCCGTCGCGCTGCCGAAGGTCAGCCCCGACGGACTGACGTACACCTACCAGCTCCGCGAGGGCGTGAAGTTCAGCGACGGCAAGCCCTTCTCGGCCAAGGACGTCGTCTTCACCTACCGCACCATCCTCGACAAGCAGACGAACAACGCCTCCAAGAGCGAGCTCGACGCCCTCAAGGACGTCAAGGCGACAGGTGACCACACCGTCGTCTTCACCCTGAAGTACCCCTACGCGGCCTTCGCCGAGCGCACCGTCCTCGGCATCGCCCCCGAGCACGTCGCGGCCCGCCAGGACGTCAACAGCGGCCCCTTCACCACCAAGCCCGTCGGCACCGGACCGTACGTCCTGACCGGCTGGTCCAAGGGCGAGAAGCTCAGCTTCACGGCCAACCCGGACTACTGGGGCGGCGCGCCCAAGGTGAAGAAGTTCACCATGGCGATCATCAAGGACGACGACGTCCGCGCCACCCGGCTGCGCTCCGGCGACCTCGACGGCGCGATCCTCCCGCCGAACCTCGCCAAGGGCTTCAAGGGCGAGAGCGGGAAGAAGACCTACGAGGCCACCACCTACGACTACCGCCTGGTGACCCTCCCGACCCACAACAAGGTCACCGGCGACACCGCGATCCGCCGCGCCCTCGACGTCGCCGTCGACCGCCGGACCATGGTCGACAAGATCCTCGAAGGCGCCGGCAAACCCGCCTACGGCCCGGTCCCCACCGGCAGCGAGTGGTTCACCAAGGGCACCGAGCGCCCGCACGACCTCGCCGCGGCCAAGAAGGTCCTGGACGCCGCCGGCTGGAAGCCCGGCCCCGACGGCATCCGCGTCAAGGACGGCGTCCGCGCCACCTTCCCCCTCTGGTACCTCTCCGGCGACAAGCTCCGCCAGGACCACGCCCTCGCCTACGCCTCCGACGCCAAGAAGGCCGGCATCGACGTCAGGACCCAGGCCGGCACCTGGGAGGTCATCGAACCGCGCATGAAGCAGGACGCGGTCCTCGCGGGCGGCGGCTCACCCGGCGATCCCGACTTCGACCAGTACCTGCTGCTGAAGTCCTCCCTCGGCGGCGACGGCTTCAACAACATGGGCTGGTACGACAACCCGGCCGTCGACAAGGCCCTCGAAACGGGCCGCCGGACCAACGACAAGGCCGCCCGCAAGGCCGCCTACGACACCGTCCAGCGGGAACTGTCCAAGAACCCCGGCTACACCTTCCTCACCCACATCGACCACGTGTACGTCGTGAACGACGCCTGGACGGGCCTGTCCACCCAGGTCGAGCCGCACGACCACGGCCTGGCCTCCGGCCCCTGGTGGAACGTCGAGAACTGGGTTCCCAAGAAGTGA